The Molothrus ater isolate BHLD 08-10-18 breed brown headed cowbird chromosome 2, BPBGC_Mater_1.1, whole genome shotgun sequence DNA segment tgtgcccccactcctgtccctgccccttcATGTCCTGGCCCAGtctgtccctgccatgcccGTGTGACCCCTGACCCCCGTGACCCCTGTGACCCCCTGACCCCTGTGACCCCAGGTGTCTGCAGAACTACATTCCGGCCCAGAGCCTGTCCCTGTCGTGCCCCGTGTGCCGCCAGACCTCGATCCTGCCTGAGCGGGGTGTCCCGGCGCTGCCCAACAACTTCTTCATCACCAACCTGATGGAGGTGCTGCAGCGGGACCCCGACCCCCGCGGGGCCCCCCCTGCGCCCCTGCCCCCCCTGGGCGCCGCCACCGGGCAGCCGCTCTGCTGCCCCAACCACGAGGGAAAGGTGGGGCCAGGcgctggccaggggctggggggctgtgctgggggctcaaggggtctggggggggctgcagggacctggggggctgcaggtgtCTGGGGGGCCTGGGGAGGTCCCAAGGGCTGATGTGACTCAGGGGCACTGGggacctgcaggagctggaaaggCTCTAGGAGGGCTGGGATCTGGGGAAGGAAGGCTAAGAAGGTCTGTGAGGATGTGGAAGGTCTGTGAGGGTCAAGGGGGCTCGGGGGGGCTGCAGGCCTTGGAGAAAGGGTACAGAGAGGGTctggggaggctgcagtggTCCCGGGAGTATGGGGGAGGCTGTGTGGGCTCAGGAGGTGATTTGGGGCAGGCTGCAGGGTCCTTGGGCTGAGGTGTGGGGCAGCAGGTGAGCGCAGGTGTGGCAGGTGATGGAGTTCTACTGCGAGCCCTGCGAGACAGCCATGTGCCGGGAGTGCACGGAgggggagcggcgggagcaCCGGGACCACCGCACCGTGCCGCTGCGCGAcgtgctggagcagcacaaggcagccctgcagcaccagctggatGCCGTGCGTGCCAGGTACgggggcagggggtgctggggtcCCCAGGGCCCCACTCCCTCTGGGATCAGTGCCAGCTTGATGCCACCCACACACGGTacagagggaggggaggctgagggTGTCGTGGGTACTGTGGGGTTTGAGGGTTCAGGGAGTGCCCGTGTCCTCCTTCTGCAGAGTACCACAGCTGGATGAGGGTGCTGTGGGGGATTTCAGGGTTCAGGTGGGGTTGGTGGGGGTTTGGGACTTCAGGGGGTCCCTGTGTCTCCCCAGGCTCCcgcagctggcagcagctgtggggctggtaGCCGAGATCAGCCGGCAGCTGGGGCAGCGCCGGGCTGAGGCTGAGGCGGAGATCGGGAGCAGCTTcgaggagctggaggcagcgCTGCGGCAGCGGCGGGAGGTGCTGCTGCGCGACCTGGAGGCCACCTGTGCTGCCAAGCAGCAGGTAACAcacctggggctctgtgcccttcaccagcccttcctgggagGGTGTGTGGGTACCCCAGCCATGCCCCACTGCCGGTGGCCCAGCCGGTGCAACAGTTGGGGTCccagtgcagcaccagcactggggTTGTGGCCATGGCTACGGTGCAGGTGGGGGAGCATGCGGAGCCTTGGTTAGGGGTGCTGGGTGTGGGGGTCCCACACGGACACCACAGAGACGTGCCATCCCCACAGGATGCGCGGAGGGGCGGCTGGaggtcctggcagggccagGATGTGGCTCAGGTGTGGGTGTTGGCACCGGGGTCCCACCTGGTGCCACAGGTGATGTCCCGTGGTTCAAGTGTGGGTGTTGCACTGGGGTCCCACCTGGTGCCACAGGTGATGATGTCCTGGTCGCGCAGGTGCTGGAGGCGCAGCTGGAGGTGCTTCggcagggccaggagagcaTCCTGAGCAGCTGCGCGTTCACGGAGCAGGCGCTGCACCACGGCTCAGCCAcggaggtgctgctggtgcagaaGCAGATGGGCGAGCGGCTGCGGGAGCTGGCGGCGCGGCCCTTCCCCGAGCACCCGCACGAGAACGCGCAGCTCGAGTTCCACGCCGAGCCCGAGGGGCTGCGCCGCTCTATCCAGAACCTGGGCGCGCTGCTGACCACCAGCGCCACGGCGCACACCACGGTGGCCACAGGCGAGGGGCTGCGCCAGGCTGTGGTGGGGCAGCCCTGCTCGCTCAGCGTCACCACCAAGGACAAGGACGGGGCGCTGGTGCGCAGCGGCGGCGCCCGCCTGCGCTTCGCCGTGACAGGCCCCGACGGCGCCGCGGCCGAGGCCGAGGTGCAGGACAACCGCAACGGCACCTACGAGCTGGTGTACACACCGCGCAACGAGGGCGACTTCGTGCTGTCCATCCTGCTCTACGGGCAGCCCGTGCGCGGCTCCCCATTCCGCGCGCGCGCCCTGCGCCCCAGCGACGTGCCCCCGTCCCCCGAGGAGGCCAAGCGCCGCGTCAAGTCCCCGGGCGGGGGGCATGTGCGGCAGAAGGCCCTGCGCCGCCCCGCCAGCATGTACGGCAGCGCCAAGCGCAAGGAGAACCCCATCGAGGACGAGCTCATCTTTCGCGTCGGTgagtggggagcaggggggtgTCTTGGGATGGTGggggctccccagggctccccaggaTGGTGGGGTCTCCCTGGGCTCCTCATGGCTCTCTGGAGTGGTGGTGGAGGGCCCCAGGGCGTGGCAGGGGTTTACCGGGGTGGTGAGTGGTCTCCCGGGGCCCCATGTTCCCCCCTGACTGGTGCCTGCAGGCAGCCGTGGCCGGGAGAAGGGCGAGTTCACCAACCTGCAGGGGATCTCCACATCCAGCGCTGGCCGCATCGTTGTGGCTGACAGCAACAACCAGTGCGTGCAGGTATGAACACCCTTGGGACCTCCaacccccccaggaccc contains these protein-coding regions:
- the TRIM3 gene encoding tripartite motif-containing protein 3; translation: MARHEPASPVVRQIDQQFLICSICLDRYCNPKVLPCLHTFCERCLQNYIPAQSLSLSCPVCRQTSILPERGVPALPNNFFITNLMEVLQRDPDPRGAPPAPLPPLGAATGQPLCCPNHEGKVMEFYCEPCETAMCRECTEGERREHRDHRTVPLRDVLEQHKAALQHQLDAVRARLPQLAAAVGLVAEISRQLGQRRAEAEAEIGSSFEELEAALRQRREVLLRDLEATCAAKQQVLEAQLEVLRQGQESILSSCAFTEQALHHGSATEVLLVQKQMGERLRELAARPFPEHPHENAQLEFHAEPEGLRRSIQNLGALLTTSATAHTTVATGEGLRQAVVGQPCSLSVTTKDKDGALVRSGGARLRFAVTGPDGAAAEAEVQDNRNGTYELVYTPRNEGDFVLSILLYGQPVRGSPFRARALRPSDVPPSPEEAKRRVKSPGGGHVRQKALRRPASMYGSAKRKENPIEDELIFRVGSRGREKGEFTNLQGISTSSAGRIVVADSNNQCVQVFSNEGQFRLRFGVRGRSPGQLQRPTGVSVDTNGDIIVADYDNRWVSVFSPEGKFKTKLGAGRLMGPKGVAVDKNGHIIVVDNKACCVFIFQPNGKLVARFGSRGTAERQFAGPHFVAVNNKNEIVVTDFHNHSVKVYNAEGEFLFKFGSHGEGNGQFNAPTGVAVDSNGNIIVADWGNSRIQVFDSAGSFLSYINTAADPLYGPQGLALTSDGHVVVADSGNHCFKAYRYLQ